Proteins encoded by one window of Thalassoroseus pseudoceratinae:
- a CDS encoding gluconokinase: protein MIIALIGVSGSGKTAVGRALAERLACPFVDADDFHPESNIEKMSSGEPLNDDDRRPWLTALSQTIDELCTKHIQVVLACSALKHDYQELLQTSDDCVQFVLLHGSFELIQSRIEQRRGHFMPAALLQSQFDTLELPEDAVQVDVTPSIPEIVDEIISRLHLQS from the coding sequence TTGATCATTGCGCTCATCGGCGTATCCGGATCCGGAAAAACCGCTGTGGGACGGGCATTAGCCGAGCGATTGGCTTGCCCGTTCGTAGACGCGGACGACTTCCACCCGGAATCCAATATCGAAAAAATGTCTAGCGGCGAGCCGTTGAACGATGACGATCGGCGTCCATGGTTGACGGCTTTGTCACAAACGATCGACGAACTGTGCACGAAGCACATTCAAGTTGTGCTCGCCTGTTCGGCATTGAAACACGATTACCAAGAGTTGCTGCAAACCTCGGACGATTGCGTGCAATTCGTACTACTGCACGGATCGTTCGAGTTGATTCAGTCGCGGATTGAGCAACGTCGGGGGCACTTCATGCCAGCGGCTCTCCTGCAAAGTCAATTCGACACCTTGGAACTCCCGGAAGACGCCGTGCAAGTCGATGTCACACCATCGATTCCGGAGATCGTCGACGAAATCATCAGTCGGCTCCATCTGCAAAGCTGA
- a CDS encoding alpha-ketoglutarate-dependent dioxygenase AlkB translates to MQGFDEASQFHQLDDEHGVFVTDLPVSVREQLADFETLWNLHPEEYSEIFLHGRTVKIPRWQQAYGEDYHFSGKVSHGLPVPTELMPVWNWACETIDSRLNGLLLNWYDARLGHYIGKHRDSTSQMIEHAPIVTVSLGEERTFRMRPYGGKGFHDFAMPDGTVIIIPYATNLAWTHEVPKSTRAKDRRISITLRAFQKNP, encoded by the coding sequence ATGCAAGGCTTCGATGAGGCGTCTCAATTTCATCAGCTCGATGATGAACACGGTGTGTTTGTGACCGATTTGCCGGTCAGCGTTCGGGAGCAGTTGGCTGATTTCGAGACCCTGTGGAACTTGCATCCAGAGGAATACTCGGAGATCTTTCTTCACGGTCGAACCGTAAAAATTCCACGATGGCAGCAAGCGTACGGCGAGGACTACCACTTTTCGGGCAAGGTCAGTCACGGTTTGCCGGTTCCGACGGAACTCATGCCAGTCTGGAATTGGGCTTGTGAGACGATCGATTCTCGATTGAACGGTTTGTTGCTAAACTGGTACGACGCTCGACTGGGACATTACATCGGGAAACATCGCGATTCCACCTCACAGATGATCGAACACGCACCAATCGTGACGGTCTCGTTGGGTGAGGAGCGAACGTTCCGCATGCGTCCTTATGGCGGAAAGGGCTTCCACGATTTCGCCATGCCGGATGGAACGGTGATCATCATCCCCTATGCCACGAACTTGGCCTGGACGCACGAAGTTCCCAAGTCGACGCGAGCCAAAGACCGTCGTATATCAATCACGCTCCGAGCTTTTCAGAAAAATCCATGA
- the bioA gene encoding adenosylmethionine--8-amino-7-oxononanoate transaminase — MTDPQTLRNWDNEHVWHPFAPMSAFRTEEVPIIERADGFDLIDAEGRRYLDGISSLWCNVHGHGVPKIDAAVKEQIDRMSHSTLLGLSNTPSIELAKRLVDLAPASLSKVFYSDSGSTAVEAALKIAYQYHRQKSNPEPQRDLFVCLSDAYHGDTVGSVSVGGMPLFHGIYRNMLFETLRIPAPVALHHPPELSKEAYLAWCFQEAEDVINEHADRIAGVVMEPLVQGAAGIWVHPPGYLKHLRNLTEKHGIPLIADEVAVGFGRTGTMFACEQEDVFPDLLCVAKGLSGGYLPLAATLATDEIYDAFLGEPSEGRTFFHGHTFTGNPLGCAAALANLQLFEESNLLKRIAENTERLKSRLGVLADHPHVAEVRQKGIMVGIELVANRPMLTPFPKELRMGHQVTVAARERGVIVRPLGDVIVLMPAPAMPVELIDRLVDVTIEAIDTAISQVQLSQTEGA, encoded by the coding sequence ATGACCGACCCGCAGACGCTTCGAAACTGGGACAACGAACACGTTTGGCACCCTTTTGCTCCGATGTCGGCCTTCCGCACCGAGGAAGTTCCGATCATTGAACGAGCCGATGGTTTCGATTTAATTGATGCCGAAGGGCGACGATATCTCGACGGCATTTCGTCGCTGTGGTGCAACGTGCACGGGCATGGTGTTCCGAAAATTGATGCGGCCGTCAAAGAGCAAATCGACCGCATGTCCCATTCGACATTGTTGGGGCTTTCGAACACTCCTTCGATTGAACTCGCCAAGCGGTTAGTCGATCTGGCTCCGGCCAGTTTGTCGAAAGTCTTTTATTCCGATAGCGGTTCCACAGCCGTCGAAGCCGCTTTGAAAATCGCGTATCAGTATCACCGTCAGAAATCGAATCCGGAGCCCCAACGGGATTTATTCGTTTGTCTGAGTGATGCTTACCACGGAGATACCGTTGGCTCGGTGAGTGTCGGCGGGATGCCTTTGTTTCATGGCATCTATCGCAACATGTTGTTTGAAACGCTCCGTATTCCGGCACCGGTCGCGTTGCATCACCCCCCGGAACTTTCCAAAGAAGCGTATTTGGCGTGGTGTTTTCAGGAAGCCGAGGACGTCATCAACGAACATGCCGACCGGATTGCCGGCGTGGTCATGGAACCACTTGTGCAAGGTGCCGCCGGGATTTGGGTTCACCCACCGGGTTATCTCAAGCACCTGCGAAACCTGACCGAGAAGCACGGAATTCCGCTCATTGCCGATGAGGTTGCGGTTGGTTTCGGTCGGACGGGGACAATGTTCGCCTGCGAGCAAGAAGACGTCTTCCCCGATCTGCTCTGCGTCGCCAAAGGGTTATCGGGGGGATATTTGCCGTTGGCGGCAACGCTGGCGACTGATGAAATCTACGATGCTTTTCTCGGGGAACCATCGGAAGGCCGGACATTCTTTCACGGTCACACGTTCACCGGTAACCCACTCGGTTGCGCGGCGGCTTTGGCGAATTTGCAGCTGTTCGAAGAATCCAACTTGCTGAAACGCATCGCGGAGAACACGGAACGATTGAAAAGCCGATTGGGAGTTCTGGCCGATCATCCGCATGTCGCGGAAGTCCGTCAAAAGGGAATCATGGTGGGGATCGAATTGGTCGCGAATCGGCCGATGCTCACACCATTTCCGAAAGAACTGCGGATGGGGCATCAAGTCACTGTGGCGGCTCGTGAGCGTGGCGTGATCGTGCGACCTCTTGGCGATGTCATCGTGCTCATGCCCGCTCCGGCGATGCCGGTTGAACTCATTGACCGACTGGTAGACGTCACAATCGAGGCGATCGACACGGCAATCAGTCAGGTTCAACTTTCGCAAACCGAAGGGGCATGA
- a CDS encoding outer membrane protein assembly factor BamB family protein: protein MRILGLFCLSLVVLGQSVSAENWSAFRGPRGDGITPATGVPVEWSETKNIVWKQAIHGRGWSSPVIWDDQIWLTTATEDGKKQSVICVDATTGKILHDMVVFENENPRFCHPSNSYASCTPVIEEGRLYVHFGSYGTAAIDTTTGKVLWERRDLECDHFRAPASSPILYEDVLIVAYDGFDVQYVVGFDKQTGETRWRTPRDIDYNTDNGDRKKAYATGLVIEVDGKPQVILPSATATVAYEPLTGKEIWRVRHGGMNAACRPIYGHGMLYITAGDGGTSLVAVRPDGHGDVTDTHVVWSSGKSVPKRSSLILKGDLLFMTNDSGVVSCRDAKAGDVHWMKRLEGEYWASPLLAEDRLYFSSKTGLSPVLAASSEYELITENKLDAGFNASPAVIENDLILRTFTHLYRVSK from the coding sequence ATGCGGATACTGGGTCTATTTTGCCTTTCTCTTGTGGTGCTTGGACAGTCGGTATCGGCTGAAAACTGGTCTGCATTTCGGGGGCCACGGGGCGATGGCATCACACCTGCGACCGGTGTGCCGGTCGAATGGAGTGAGACCAAGAACATTGTTTGGAAGCAGGCCATTCACGGACGAGGTTGGTCCAGTCCGGTGATCTGGGATGATCAGATTTGGCTGACGACGGCGACCGAGGACGGAAAGAAACAGTCCGTGATTTGTGTCGATGCCACGACCGGCAAAATTCTGCACGACATGGTCGTCTTCGAGAACGAAAACCCTCGCTTTTGTCACCCGTCGAACAGTTACGCCTCGTGTACTCCCGTCATCGAAGAAGGCCGACTGTACGTGCACTTCGGCAGTTATGGGACAGCTGCGATTGACACGACCACCGGCAAAGTCCTTTGGGAACGTCGGGACCTGGAATGTGATCACTTCCGTGCTCCCGCGTCATCACCGATTCTGTACGAAGACGTCCTGATCGTCGCTTACGACGGGTTCGATGTGCAGTATGTCGTTGGCTTCGACAAACAAACCGGCGAGACGCGTTGGCGGACACCGCGTGACATCGATTACAACACCGACAATGGGGATCGAAAGAAAGCCTACGCGACAGGTTTGGTCATCGAGGTGGATGGCAAACCACAGGTAATTTTGCCAAGTGCGACCGCAACTGTCGCCTACGAACCGCTGACCGGGAAAGAAATCTGGCGAGTCCGGCACGGGGGAATGAATGCCGCGTGTCGTCCGATTTACGGGCACGGCATGCTCTACATTACCGCTGGCGATGGTGGCACTTCGCTCGTGGCTGTTCGCCCGGATGGGCATGGCGATGTCACCGATACCCACGTCGTTTGGAGTAGCGGCAAGAGTGTGCCGAAGCGTTCCTCGCTGATCTTGAAGGGCGACTTGCTGTTCATGACCAACGACTCCGGCGTTGTGTCGTGTCGCGATGCCAAAGCCGGCGATGTGCATTGGATGAAACGTCTTGAGGGCGAATATTGGGCATCGCCATTGCTTGCGGAAGACCGACTTTACTTCTCCAGCAAGACCGGGTTGTCTCCCGTGTTGGCTGCAAGTTCGGAATACGAACTGATCACGGAAAACAAACTCGATGCCGGTTTCAACGCGTCTCCGGCAGTGATTGAGAACGACTTGATCCTACGGACGTTCACGCATCTCTATCGAGTCTCGAAATAG
- a CDS encoding AraC family transcriptional regulator, translating into MADLREFQQSFLERLDNQLHLTELFDYLPEVYFYAKDNQSRFVKANKASVAMHGCTSELQMIGKSDHDFHPRHLAEQYISEDQRVMKARQPIPNQVWLVPVHDGTLKWFVSTKIPLFGDGGQVIGIAGAMRDFEKAESLVQPYQQMEQVLAFVVQHYAEKIEVKQLASLVHLSVSQFDRRFKSIFQMTPQKYVLRVRINAACQALTTTNQSVANIAQSTGFYDQSYFTKQFRRHMGLTPLAYRRKYADQDQIE; encoded by the coding sequence ATGGCCGATCTACGCGAGTTCCAACAGAGCTTCCTTGAACGGTTGGATAACCAGCTGCATTTAACGGAGCTTTTTGACTATCTGCCCGAGGTGTACTTCTACGCCAAGGACAATCAGAGTCGCTTCGTAAAGGCGAATAAGGCTTCGGTCGCCATGCACGGTTGCACGTCCGAACTGCAAATGATTGGCAAGTCCGACCACGACTTTCACCCAAGGCATTTAGCCGAGCAGTATATCTCGGAAGATCAACGGGTGATGAAGGCACGTCAACCGATTCCCAACCAGGTGTGGTTGGTACCGGTCCATGATGGCACGCTAAAATGGTTCGTGTCCACCAAAATCCCGCTCTTCGGCGATGGCGGTCAAGTGATTGGGATCGCAGGAGCCATGAGGGACTTTGAAAAAGCCGAGTCGCTGGTGCAGCCCTATCAGCAAATGGAGCAAGTTCTCGCATTCGTGGTTCAGCACTACGCCGAGAAGATCGAAGTGAAGCAGCTTGCGTCGCTCGTCCATTTATCCGTGAGTCAATTCGATCGCCGCTTCAAGAGCATCTTTCAGATGACTCCTCAGAAATACGTTTTGCGAGTGCGAATCAATGCGGCTTGCCAGGCGTTGACGACAACAAATCAGAGCGTCGCCAACATTGCTCAGTCCACTGGCTTCTACGATCAAAGTTACTTTACCAAACAGTTTCGCCGGCACATGGGGCTGACGCCGCTCGCGTACCGGCGAAAATACGCCGACCAAGACCAAATCGAATAA